The following proteins are encoded in a genomic region of Oncorhynchus kisutch isolate 150728-3 linkage group LG4, Okis_V2, whole genome shotgun sequence:
- the actn2b gene encoding alpha-actinin-2, translated as MMTQIETTVHYNNGFGDEEDYMIQEDEWDRDMLLDPAWEKQQRKTFTAWCNSHLRKAGTQIENIEDDFRNGLKLMLLLEVISGERLPKPDRGKMRFHKIANVNKALDFITSKGVKLVSIGAEEIVDGNIKMTLGMIWTIILRFAIQDISVEETSAKEGLLLWCQRKTAPYRNVNVQNFHVSWKDGLAFCALIHRHRPDLIDYAKLNKDDPMGNLNLAFEIAEKHLDIPKMLDAEDIINTPKPDERAIMTYVSCFYHAFAGAEQAETAANRICKVLGVNQENEKLMEEYERLASELLEWIRRTTPWLENRTAEKNMVEMQRKLEDFRDYRRMHKPPKVQEKCQLEISFNTLQTKLRISNRPAFMPSEGKMVSDIASAWQGLEGAEKGYEEWLLTEIRRLERLDHLAEKFRQKASTHETWANGKELILSQKDYETATLTEVRALLRKHESFESDLAAHQDRVEQIAAIAQELNELDYYDVAAVNQRCQRICDLWDQLGTLTQKRREALERTEKLLETIDQLFLEFAKRSAPFNNWMEGAMEDLQDMFIVHTIDEVQSLISSHEQFKATLPEADGERQAILGIHMEVQKISQSYGIKANLINPYSTITTEELLAKWDRVKKLVPQREGSLQEELARQHASERLRRQFAVQANLIGPWIQTRMEEIGHCSLDVGGTLEDQMTQLKQFEHVIVIYKPNIDKLEGDHQLIQESLVFDNKHTNYTMEHIRVGWELLLTTIARTINEIETQILTRDAKGISQEQMHEFRSSFNHFDRKKHGAMDTDDFRACLISMGYDLGEVEFARIMMLVDPSATGMVSFQSFIDFMTRETTDTDTADQVVASFRILAANKPYILVEELRRELPPDQAEYCILRMAPYSGPGGPAGALDYTAFSTALYGESDL; from the exons ATGATGACCCAAATAGAGACGACAGTGCATTATAATAACGGATTCGGGGATGAGGAGGACTACATGATACAGGAGGATGAGTGGGACAGGGACATGTTGCTGGACCCTGCCTGGGAAAAACAGCAAAGAAAG ACCTTCACAGCCTGGTGTAACTCCCACCTGAGGAAAGCAGGAACACAGATCGAGAACATTGAGGACGACTTTAGGAATGGCCTCAAACTCATGCTTCTCTTGGAAGTTATTTCAG GTGAGAGGTTACCCAAGCCTGACAGAGGGAAGATGCGTTTTCACAAGATTGCCAACGTCAACAAAGCCTTAGATTTCATCACCAGCAAAGGAGTGAAACTTGTCTCTATTGGAGCTGAAG AAATTGTGGATGGTAACATTAAGATGACACTTGGAATGATATGGACCATCATCCTCCGCtttgccatccaggacatctctGTAGAAG AAACCTCTGCAAAGGAAGGCCTTCTCTTGTGGTGCCAGAGAAAGACGGCCCCCTACAGGAATGTCAATGTCCAGAACTTCCATGTTAG CTGGAAGGACGGACTGGCCTTCTGTGCCCTGATTCACAGACACAGGCCTGACCTCATCGACTACGCTAAGCTCAACAAG GATGATCCTATGGGGAACCTGAACCTGGCGTTTGAAATAGCAGAGAAGCACCTGGATATTCCCAAGATGCTGGACGCAGAAG acATCATCAACACCCCCAAGCCTGATGAGAGAGCTATCATGACCTATGTGTCCTGCTTCTATCATGCATTTGCTGGAGCCGAGCAG GCTGAAACGGCGGCCAACAGGATCTGTAAAGTGCTGGGTGTGAACCAGGAGAATGAGAAACTGATGGAGGAATACGAGAGGTTGGCCAGCGAG CTACTGGAGTGGATCCGCCGGACCACCCCATGGTTGGAGAACAGGACTGCAGAGAAGAACATGGTTGAGATGCAGAGAAAGCTGGAAGATTTCAGAGACTACCGCCGCATGCACAAGCCCCCCAAGGTGCAGGAGAAGTGCCAGCTGGAGATCAGCTTCAACACCCTGCAGACCAAGCTGCGCATCAGCAACCGTCCCGCTTTCATGCCCTCGGAGGGAAAGATGGTGTCT GACATAGCCAGTGCATGGCAGGGGCTGGAGGGGGCAGAGAAAGGCTACGAGGAGTGGCTTCTGACAGAGATCCGAAGACTTGAGAGACTGGACCACCTGGCTGAAAAGTTCCGCCAGAAAGCCAGCACCCATGAGACCTGGGCTAATG GTAAAGAGCTGATTCTATCTCAGAAGGACTACGAGACGGCCACCCTGACGGAGGTGCGGGCGTTGCTACGGAAACACGAGTCATTTGAGAGTGACCTGGCTGCTCATCAGGATAGGGTGGAGCAGATCGCTGCCATTGCACAGGAGCTCAA TGAGCTGGACTATTATGATGTGGCTGCTGTCAACCAGAGGTGCCAGAGAATATGTGACCTGTGGGATCAACTTGGTACACTGAcccagaagaggagagaggctctggag AGGACAGAGAAGTTGCTGGAAACCATTGATCAGTTGTTCCTGGAGTTTGCCAAGAGATCAGCACCCTTCAACAACTGGATGGAAGGGGCCATGGAGGATCTGCAGGACATGTTTATTGTACACACTATCGATGAGGTCCAG AGCCTGATCTCTTCCCATGAGCAGTTCAAGGCCACCCTCCcagaggcagatggagagagacaggccatCCTGGGGATCCACATGGAGGTGCAGAAGATCTCCCAGAGCTACGGCATCAAGGCCAACCTCATCAACCCCTACAGCACCATCACCACCGAGGAACTCCTCGCCAAGTGGGACAGG GTGAAGAAGCTGGTTCCCCAGAGAGAAGGCTCCCTCCAGGAAGAGCTTGCCCGGCAGCATGCTAGCGAGAGGCTGAGACGGCAGTTTGCTGTCCAGGCTAACCTCATCGGACCATGGATACAGACAAGGATGGAG GAGATCGGCCACTGCTCCCTGGATGTGGGTGGTACCCTGGAGGACCAGATGACCCAGCTGAAGCAGTTTGAGCACGTCATCGTCATCTACAAGCCCAACATCGACAAGCTGGAGGGAGACCACCAGCTCATCCAGGAGTCTCTGGTGTTTGACAACAAGCACACCAACTACACTATGGAG CACATCCGTGTGGGCTGGGAGCTCCTCCTCACCACCATCGCCCGCACCATCAACGAGATCGAGACCCAGATCCTGACCCGTGATGCCAAGGGCATCAGTCAGGAACAGATGCACGAGTTCCGCTCTTCCTTCAACCACTTTGATCGG AAGAAACACGGGGCGATGGACACTGATGACTTTAGGGCCTGTCTGATCTCCATGGGTTATGATTTG GGTGAAGTGGAATTTGCCCGCATCATGATGCTGGTAGATCCCAGTGCCACTGGCATGGTGTCTTTCCAATCCTTTATTGATTTTATGACCAGAGAAACCACTGACACAGACACCGCCGACCAGGTCGTGGCATCCTTCAGAATCCTGGCAGccaataag CCCTACATCCTGGTTGAGGAGCTGAGGAGGGAGCTCCCCCCTGACCAGGCAGAGTACTGCATCTTGAGGATGGCCCCTTACAGTGGTCCAGGGGGACCCGCGGGGGCTCTAGACTACACCGCCTTCTCCACTGCCCTCTACGGAGAGAGTGACCTCTAA